The proteins below are encoded in one region of Colletotrichum lupini chromosome 5, complete sequence:
- a CDS encoding mitomycin radical oxidase: MRGKVDNQRREVIYTKRVDTKTFPLTNGIFSGTISYNLSQADAALDAFCEIQTGALLDDSQLMVTCMEMVIPAINLTTIDLNSFTGKVNFTSSYPTALQHLIDVGPIATNFSRNTLTAEASKAVTPEFLAVYTQRIGRGIINVKADQELYKEVSELFFSHYASSTLADHIIGFSWNPVTPHAVQESNRKGGNTGGWQEVNQNSAALNLRTSWGNADDDATALQMDADFLAKATELARKRDALMLNQWMNNAAETADVISTCGEENVKKMKAISQKYDKEGTFQHLMPGGYKLGA; this comes from the exons ATGCGCGGGAAAGTTGACAATCAGCGGAGAGAAGTCATCTACACAAAGCGTGTTGATACGAAGACCTTCCCTCTTACCAACGGGATCTTCTCTGGCACCATCTCGTATAACCTGAGCCAAGCCGACGCTGCCCTGGATGCGTTCTGTGAGATCCAAACTGGAGCGCTGCTCGACGACTCACAGCTCATGGTCACCTGCATGGAGATGGTCATCCCCGCAATCAACCTCACTACCATTGACCTCAACTCTTTCACTGGCAAAGTCAACTTCACAAGTTCTTATCCCACAGCACTTCAACATCTGATTGATGTGGGCCCCATTGCAACAAACTTTTCTCGCAACACTCTCACCGCCGAGGCATCCAAGGCCGTGACACCCGAGTTTTTGGCAGTTTATACCCAGCG TATTGGTCGCGGCATTATCAACGTGAAGGCGGACCAGGAGCTCTACAAGGAGGTCTCTGAACTATTCTTCTCTCACTACGCATCTTCGACTCTTGCTGACCACATCATCGGCTTTTCTTGGAACCCCGTCACTCCTCACGCTGTACAAGAGTCTAATAGAAAGGGCGGCAACACGGGTGGCTGGCAGGAGGTCAACCAGAACT CCGCAGCGCTCAACCTGAGAACGAGCTGGGGTAACGCCGACGATGATGCAACGGCCCTTCAGATGGACGCTGACTTCTTGGCCAAGGCCACAGAGCTGGCTCGGAAGCGCGATGCTCTGATGCTGAATCAGTGGATGAACAACGCTGCCGAGACCGCCGATGTCATCAGCACTTGCGGAGAGGAGAACGTCAAGAAGATGAAGGCTATCTCACAGAAGTACGACAAGGAGGGAACGTTTCAACATCTTATGCCTGGCGGTTACAAGCTAGGCGCCTAG
- a CDS encoding cupin domain-containing protein, whose protein sequence is MSIPVLSTPPDARTSYIIDQLEGERVTIPGSKGVFRILASSKQTNGGIAVFSSGAVLSDAPGFHWHAEAHDVFLVTKGYLKLWNGDKCRIMGPGDFAYVPPKVVHNPELLGPHTETLGLVAPGDWVDFFRYVAEQYEGIIVPENDNRDLKSLLIPKVMAAKDRFDVNFERNYTPPEVADWQESENVLPGPLEPYFLRANTGPRYILGGVLSRPFINASQCSGKFAITSLESSKLYEKSPLARWLTFPEVDHCFCVQEGLLRVKLKESGSWTEVREGQTLLVSAGQAFTLEYGSRFVRSTVFTNGPGIETLIQNAGEAFSSFVLPEESAAWQEEKIKEAGAALGVVVESL, encoded by the exons ATGAGCATTCCCGTTCTCTCCACCCCTCCTGATGCCAGGACGAGCTACATTATCGACCAGCTCGAGGGTGAGCGCGTCACGATCCCCGGTAGCAAGGGTGTCTTCAGAATTTTGGCCTCGTCAAAACAGACCAACGGTGGCATCGCCGTCTTCTCAAGCGGTGCCGTCCTCTCTGATGCGCCTGGCTTCCACTGGCACGCCGAGGCGCACGACGTCTTCCTAGTGACCAAGGGATACCTGAAGCTATGGAACGGCGACAAGTGCAGAATCATGGGTCCTGGCGACTTCGCCTATGTTCCCCCT AAAGTTGTTCACAACCCCGAGCTTCTCGGGCCTCACACAGAAACCCTCGGGCTGGTTGCACCGGGTGACTGGGTTGATTTCTTCCGCTACGTCGCGGAGCAGTATGAGGGTATCATTGTGCCAGAAAATGACAACCGTGACCTGAAGAGCCTGTTGATTCCCAAGGTCATGGCCGCAAAGGATCGGTTCGACGTAAACTTTGAGCGCAACTACACCCCTCCTGAAGTCGCAGACTGGCAAGAGTCAGAAAATGTTCTCCCCGGCCCCTTGGAGCCGTACTTCCTCCGCGCCAACACCGGCCCCAGATACATCCTGGGTGGTGTGCTTTCCAGACCCTTCATCAATGCCTCCCAGTGCAGCGGCAAGTTCGCCATCACCAGCCTCGAGTCTTCCAAGCTATATGAGAAGTCCCCGCTTGCTCGGTGGTTGACGTTCCCGGAGGTGGACCACTGCTTCTGTGTCCAGGAGGGTCTCCTGAGAGTCAAGCTCAAGGAGTCTGGCTCATGGACAGAGGTCCGGGAGGGCCAGACCCTCCTGGTCTCTGCAGGACAAGCGTTCACATTGGAGTACGGCTCTCGGTTTGTGAGATCCACCGTCTTCACGAACGGCCCGGGTATCGAGACTCTCATTCAAAATGCTGGCGAGGCCTTCTCAAGTTTCGTCTTACCGGAGGAGAGTGCTGCTTGGCAGGAGGAGAAGATCAAGGAAGCCGGTGCGGCATTGGGTGTTGTGGTAGAATCATTGTAA
- a CDS encoding subtilase encodes MRAAGIAIAALLFGAADALHQFTPRSLNDTTSPSDPAPKRYIVEYKSRAHGSRVAAKVAAGFPGLRVVKQFDSDIFPAVTVECDGGCSPESVRSALDDGDEPVVATVYKSQVMQILPTVEGESYSDDAAALNYSVHGLTGVEKLHEDGVLGEGAIVAIVDSGVQYTHPALGGGIGPNFTVAGGYDLVGDAWPDAPAQPDDDPMDRYGHGTHVAGIIAGKSDQFVGVAPRAKLLSFKVFGSSGYSNEETVIEGFLKAYDSGADIISASVGETSGFTTNALAVVASRIVDNGVVVVFAAGNSGQDGPFDMANGASGEHVLTVASSDPGVFPAQAFSAKFNLKGNSNKTEIAYIPGSGFFPDTIVDWPIKPISLNSSITNDACLPLPANTTSLNNTVVLVRTGGCTNTVKHTNVAAFGARYVLFYNDAGPYKNAVSSNLTGLTGAIEANAGDAIIAAILDGGNVTASFDISTAHYVGLRNAGGGRPSLFSSWGSTYDLALKPDVAGPGTKILSTYPTNEYRVLSGTSMATPYISGVAALWVGKFGGRAAHKDDPEWARRLVARITSTAHAVPWADWATTSTDYGFWAPTTQVGGGFVDAQKVLGYTTELSFDGRKFELNDTAHFKGTHTVEITNRGTETVTYKFSVQDAGGYTAYTPSVPGQTQFAVPGIPLYADLDPFKLTPEVSLPQEFTIAAGETESTEFTFSVPEGADANKLPVYSGKILVSGSNGEELGIPYFGVASDLKETIENVWDYGWNNPYLTSGVNAIKLEQKSNFTFNLTREAQDFPKLFTQFVWGTKEFRWDIFSGNYSEAQWSYPPVVGQKGFVGSATAWNGTANSAWFIPGEDNEDDIFSLPLYSQPRARRGIYYWLGRFADGSHIQPGSYKFRIAALRPFGEPEVAEDWDVWQTPAITVLPL; translated from the exons ATGCGCGCAGCAGGAATAGCCATCGCAGCTTTGCTCTTCGGAGCCGCAGATGCTCTTCATCAATTCACACCCCGGTCTCTCAATGACACCACCAGTCCCAGCGATCCTGCGCCGAAGCGGTACATCGTCGAGTACAAGTCGCGCGCCCACGGTTCTCGCGTCGCCGCGAAAGTTGCTGCTGGATTTCCGGGTCTCCGTGTCGTGAAGCAGTTCGACTCAGACATTTTCCCTGCCGTCACAGTCGAGTGCGATGGAGGATGCAGCCCCGAGTCCGTGAGGAGTGCGCTTGACGACGGCGACGAGCCTGTTGTTGCAACGGTCTACAAGTCTCAGGTCATGCAAATCCTTCCGACCGTCGAGGGCGAATCGTACAGCGATGATGCGGCGGCGCTGAATTACTCCGTCCATGGACTCACTGGAGTTGAGAAGCTTCACGAGGATGGAGTCTTGGGCGAAGGGGCTATTGTTGCTATTGTCGACAGTGGTGTTCAGTACACCCATCCTGca TTGGGAGGAGGCATTGGTCCCAACTTTACCGTTGCTGGAGGCTACGACCTTGTTGGCGATGCTTGGCCTGATGCGCCAGCTCAGCCGGATGACGACCCCATGGATAGATATGGCCACGGAACTCATGTTGCTGGTATCATTGCTGGGAAAAGCGACCA GTTCGTTGGCGTAGCTCCCAGAGCCAAGTTGTTGTCATTCAAGGTATTTGGCAGCAGTGGCTACTCAAACGAGGAGACAGTTATCGAAGGTTTCCTCAAGGCGTACGACTCTGGT GCCGATATCATCAGTGCCAGTGTTGGAGAAACCAGCGGTTTCACAACCAATGCTCTCGCTGTCGTCGCGTCCAGAATTGTCGACAACGGCGTCGTTGTCGTCTTTGCTGCTGGTAACTCTGGACAGGATGGCCCCTTCGACATGGCAAACGGTGCATCTGGCGAGCACGTCTTGACCGTGGCATCTTCTGACCCGGGAGTGTTCCCTGCCCAAGCCTTCTCCGCAAAGTTCAACTTGAAGGGCAACTCCAACAAGACCGAGATCGCCTACATACCCGGATCCGGCTTCTTCCCAGACACCATCGTCGACTGGCCCATCAAACCCATAAGTCTCAACTCTTCAATCACTAATGACGCATGCCTGCCTCTCCCAGCGAACACAACCTCACTCAACAATACTGTAGTTCTCGTCAGAACCGGCGGCTGCACCAACACCGTCAAGCACACTAACGTCGCGGCCTTCGGTGCCCGCTACGTTCTCTTCTACAATGACGCCGGCCCATACAAGAACGCCGTAAGCTCTAACCTTACAGGTCTCACCGGAGCCATCGAAGCAAACGCTGGTGACGCCATCATTGCCGCTATCCTTGACGGCGGCAACGTGACCGCCTCCTTCGACATCTCCACTGCCCACTACGTTGGTCTCCGCAACGCAGGAGGCGGACGGCCATCCTTATTCTCCTCGTGGGGTAGCACCTACGACCTCGCCCTCAAGCCCGACGTCGCTGGCCCGGGCACAAAGATCCTCAGCACCTACCCTACGAACGAATACCGTGTGTTGAGCGGCACGAGCATGGCGACTCCCTATATCAGCGGTGTTGCCGCGTTGTGGGTGGGCAAGTTCGGCGGTCGGGCCGCGCACAAGGATGATCCGGAATGGGCGCGCCGCCTTGTCGCGCGCATTACGTCGACTGCGCACGCCGTACCGTGGGCTGACTGGGCGACTACCTCGACTGACTATGGTTTCTGGGCGCCAACGACACAAGTCGGTGGAGGATTTGTTGATGCGCAAAAGGTTCTTGGGTACACTACCGAGCTCAGCTTCGACGGCCGCAAGTTCGAGCTCAATGATACAGCCCACTTCAAGGGCACGCACACGGTGGAGATCACGAATCGTGGCACAGAGACTGTTACGTACAAGTTCTCGGTGCAGGATGCTGGTGGATACACGGCATACACCCCCTCTGTACCAGGGCAGACTCAGTTTGCGGTTCCTGGGATTCCTCTTTACGCGGACCTTGATCCTTTCAAGCTTACACCCGAGGTTTCTCTGCCCCAGGAGTTTACTATCGCAGCGGGAGAGACCGAGTCAACAGA GTTCACATTTAGCGTTCCTGAGGGAGCAGATGCCAATAAGTTGCCAGTGTACAGTGGCAAGATTCTTGTCAGCGGTAGTAACGGAGAGGAACTTGGTATTCCTTACTTCG GCGTTGCCTCCGACTTAAAGGAAACGATTGAAAACGTCTGGGACTACGGATGGAACAATCCTTATCTCACCTCTGGCGTGAATGCAATCAAGCTCGAACAAAAGTCAAA CTTCACCTTCAACCTCACCCGAGAAGCACAAGACTTCCCTAAATTATTCACTCAATTTGTTTGGGGAACCAAGGAGTTCCGCTGGGAC ATTTTCTCAGGTAATTACAGCGAAGCCCAATGGTCATACCCTCCTGTTGTTGGTCAGAAGGGTTTCGTCGGCTCAGCAACCGCTTGGAACGGAACTGCCAACTCAGCTTGGTTTATTCCAGGTGAAGATAACGAGGACGACATTTTCTCCCTTCCTCTCTACTCGCAACCTCGTGCAAGAAGAGGTATTTACTACTGGCTCGGACGATTCGCCGACGGTTCACACATCCAGCCTGGATCATACAA GTTCCGTATTGCTGCCTTGAGGCCCTTTGGAGAGCCCGAGGTTGCAGAAGACTGGGACGTTTGGCAGACGCCCGCCATTACTGTGCTGCCTCTTTAG